The DNA window CGAACGGCCGTTGTCGAAAATGATTGTCAACTGCATCTAGCCAACCCGAATGGAGGGAGCCCACATGTCGGCCCACTGCCAGGTCACCGGGCGCAAGCCGGGATTCGGCAAGTCCGTATCGCATTCGCACAAGCGGACGAACCGCCGCTGGAATCCCAATATCCAGCGCAAGACCTACTACCTGCCCAGCGAGGATCGGCGCATCACGCTGACCGTCTCCGCCAAGGGCATCAAGACCATCGACCGGGACGGGATCGAGGCGGTCGTCGCTCGGATCCGAGCCCGCGGCGACAAGATCTGACGGGAGCACCATGGCCTCGAAATCGACCGAGATCCGGCCGATCATCAAGCTGAAATC is part of the Nocardia sp. NBC_00565 genome and encodes:
- the rpmB gene encoding 50S ribosomal protein L28, which encodes MSAHCQVTGRKPGFGKSVSHSHKRTNRRWNPNIQRKTYYLPSEDRRITLTVSAKGIKTIDRDGIEAVVARIRARGDKI